A single window of Malus sylvestris chromosome 5, drMalSylv7.2, whole genome shotgun sequence DNA harbors:
- the LOC126622514 gene encoding leucine-rich repeat receptor-like protein kinase PXC1, with protein sequence MIKAAEFKGQDEHKRGKLEFVQHGVDDHQIIEMRDLLKASAESLGNGIFGNSYKAEIVTMNNVGGKQIKQSVVVKLLRNLQPLVSEDFTKQLQLLASLKHLNLLPLLAYYFSKDEKLYKYVRKGNLFNRMFGKRGTNRIPVRWRSRLSVARGVARALKYLQKNETSSVESSSSTSTAPQGNLKLSNVLLDDSDGVLVSDYGFASLVAIPIAMQRMVIYKSLEYRKTKKVLKDSNVWSYGSLVLELLTEKISTCTAQPGVNVTASSGMLRLLQIAMRCYDPSPEKRPGMREIVRELDNIRVTESEVEEEGSSLDQSLTDESVSVTALPTRFN encoded by the exons ATGATAAAAGCTGCCGAGTTTAAAGGACAGGATGAACACAAGAGAGGGAAGCTGGAATTCGTTCAGCATGGAGTAGATGATCATCAAATAATTGAAATGAGAGATCTTCTAAAGGCATCCGCGGAGAGTTTGGGGAATGGCATCTTTGGAAATAGCTATAAGGCAGAGATAGTGACAATGAATAATGTGGGGGGCAAGCAAATTAAGCAATCTGTGGTAGTTAAACTGCTAAGGAATCTGCAGCCATTGGTTAGTGAAGATTTCACCAAGCAGTTGCAGTTGCTTGCCAGTTTGAAGCACCTCAATTTGCTACCTCTTCTTGCTTACTACTTCTCCAAGGATGAGAAGTTATATAAATATGTTCGGAAAGGAAATTTGTTCAACCGAATGTTTG GAAAAAGGGGTACAAACCGCATTCCGGTCAGATGGAGGTCAAGACTATCAGTTGCTCGAGGTGTAGCCCGAGCGCTCAAGTATCTCCAGAAGAATGAGACCTCATCAGTAGAAAGCAGCAGTAGCACTAGCACTGCCCCTCAGGGGAACTTAAAGTTGTCGAATGTTCTTCTGGATGATAGTGATGGGGTTCTTGTTTCTGATTATGGTTTTGCTTCGCTTGTTGCGATTCCAATTGCAATGCAGCGCATGGTTATATACAAATCACTGGAGTACCGAAAGACCAAGAAAGTCTTGAAGGATTCTAATGTTTGGAGCTACGGAAGCCTTGTTTTAGAGCTCTTGACGGAAAAGATCTCAACTTGCACAGCCCAACCCGGTGTGAATGT AACAGCCAGTAGTGGCATGCTTAGACTGCTACAAATTGCAATGCGTTGCTACGATCCGTCCCCTGAGAAGCGACCAGGGATGCGTGAAATTGTGAGAGAACTGGATAATATAAGGGTTACTGAATCAGAAGTCGAAGAGGAAGGCTCGTCTTTGGATCAATCCTTAACAGATGAGTCCGTATCAGTCACTGCCCTTCCTACAAGATTTAATTAG